Below is a window of Humulus lupulus chromosome 2, drHumLupu1.1, whole genome shotgun sequence DNA.
ttgaaagtaaGCTTCCCACCTAACCCTACAATATTTAGGGGCTAGGAAACTATAGCAATTGCTATGTGGATGTCCAAAAGGGACGCAAACCTCAAATCTTGTGGGAGCAAACTACATGCCTCTGACCATTTGAGCTACCCCTCGTAGGTCTATGAGAATAACTTTTTAAACATTGTCTAATCTTTAGAAAATGTTTCTCTTAAACTTTTTGTCAAACTAATTCGCAGAAGGTACTATCTTAGCAATGCCAAAAGAAGCTTTTTAATAGCTTTAATATTAATGGCGCTAGAATAacaaatgtggctgaggatgactACTCAAACATATCACTCATTTTGAAACCACCGAATTCTATGAAAATAATAAGAGGTAGCCCTTAACTGTGACAAAACCACTTGTCTGTCCATCCTATAGATGAGTTCCCCAACGTGTAAAATATGGATTGTGATTGCTCATCAAGAAAGCAAACGTTGGACACATAGCAAATGAGAGAATAGAGAATATACAATTTTACTAACAAATCACCAAACTAAAACAATCAGCATGAAAGCTATAATTAGCTGCTGATAAACACTTGAGTACTGCCTCTTCAGTGGCACCTCCAGAAATAAATACCCTGAAACAATACAAACCAATAGTCCAAAAGAGAGGTCCACTATCGGCAAGTTAGCTCGACAGAAGGTCAGAGAAAATACCTGGAATAGTGAGTACTGCAAGTCAGCACAAAacaatattataataaatcaacaGGAAATacagattaaattaattaaaatttaagacACTAACAAGATAATATGTGGACTAAAGAGAAACTTATAAAATAATATGTGGACTTAATATTCATTATGTTGTAATAATAAATAACATGTATGCTGCTATGGATACTAAATTTGGGGTGATTAACCAGTAGGTCCCACTAATATTACCCAAAATAAAACTCCCGAAATTCAAAAATACTCTTTCTAGAAAATTCAATGCCAATTTGTCGTCATAAATTCAAATACCAAAAAATGCTACTTTAAGCAATGTAAGAAACAAGGTTTTCATTGACAAACTTTTAACCTGCATTATTTTAACGTCATTAGAGCACATAAACTATGACAGTAACCTAGCAAAGTAGActgaattaaaaaaattataaagtttaAGTTTTGAATCATCAATTCAACCTTTAAAAAATTGAGAATTCCACAAGTTTTTCCCTTTTAACTCTTTGTCCGTATTTTTCCTCTTAAGGTTATTTAAAATGTTAACACCTAAGCTTACATTTCATAGCTGCACTAAAAGACCCAGATACAGAAAATGGATAGGTACCTGAATGGGCTTTGCAGAACCTTTTGAACCAATCGGTAGTTCCTGAAACTTTCGCTTCTGGGGAAGTCGTTTCTCCTTGTCAGAGTTGGAAATGTGCAACATAGGTTCACTTGGTTCTGATGTTGTGGGGGTAGCAGTAGAACTAACAGGAGAAGTTGACTGTCTAAGTGCTAGGGCTACTTGTTGCAAAGGTGTGGCTTGAGGATATATCCCACCATATCCACTATAGCTTGTTCCTCCAGAAAATAAAGGCGGTGAATGGCTAACTGAGTCTACCTGAGACTGATCACAGTTTAACAACCCTCCAGATTGAGATGCCTTCCCTTGAGGAAAAACAGAAGAGATCCCAATGGTTCTAACTGAGGAAACTGGAGGTACTGGAGAAACAGCCATAGTTGAAGTTGTCAAACCAGCAGTTGAACTTGTACTTGCTTCTAAATTACTCATAGAATTCTGGACTCCAGCCAACAACTTCTGTGGTGGGGGAACAGCCCTATATACCTGCTGTGGGGGTGGAACAGCACTATAAACCTTAGAAGAAGAAACCCTATAACAGTAAGAAAATGGTCAAAAGTTATCTCCAATACACTATAAATGTACGGCAAAAACAAAATGATATCCATGAGCAATATCTACATAACACCCACAAGCCAGTGGATCCTTATAACAAAAATTTAGTACCCGGAGAAGAGTCACTCAGTGGGTGAACCAGATACTTGATAAAACTATTTGAAAGACAGCTAAAtgctttatataaataaatacatttaaaaaaaaaattaaacctaatATGCTCCATGTTAATGTTAAATGCACCTTACTCGGGAAAATATACATACCAAGCTTACCCATGCTATGATCAGAATACACCTAGGTATTACTCATTAGTAAAAGATGCTAACCTGGAAACACCACATTCTACACTGATGGTATCCAAAAGGTTTTCTGACAAACGCCTAGCATCTTCAAGACTTTTAGAACTGTGGCTTGACAAGAACAAATGCAGCTGTGGCTcttctgaaaaaaaaaaccaaagaaagCACACTAGTTACACCAAATATAATACGCTCCACAGCAATAGTACAAATTAAAGTCATATTGCATGAGTTAGTACCTTCAACAAGCAGGCTTTCAGTACTTCCCGAACCTCGACCTCTGAGGATGACCGTAGCTCCTGTTTCATTCATAATGTGATTTATATATTGGTCCTGTATGTACAAAACCAAACCACCACCAACACAAAAACAATCCTCCCAATTGTATGGAGATGTCAGAGAAAGCTCCAAAGATTAGAATCTCTTATCTTCATCATGTACATTAaaactataaaattaatttaaaacataatACCAAGTAAAAATGCAGGAAATACTAAATGTTATAAATAGCCTTATGGCAGAGATCTCAAACAGTATGTCTGAAGAGAACCTGTACTGATAGGATGTATTACAGTAGAGTATATGAAAAAGGTAATTTATTTCTATTACAACTTTTAGAAACAGAGGGGGGAACCATAGCCAATATGCTAATAATGGAGAAGAAACTGCCAAATCCATCAAATTATGGTCAAAATATTATAGGAATTGGAAAATGAAGGGAGGAAAGGGAACTCACATTTGGGCCACGAATACGAGCAGCAATGTTCAATGAAGGGTCcgcatcaaaacccaaaaatatGGACATGCTCAGTGCATGAGTGCCCTGATTCAAAGAGAAGAATATtaatcatcattacaccttagCATATAGAAGCTGTTAAGGTGATGCAAACGTACCTTTGTTCCATTGCTCAATGGATGAAGGGTGGAACTTACTGCCTGTACATTTTGATCCGGTTTCAGCATTTCTTCCACCATGGCAGCTGCACGATCAACAGCTAAAATTCGCTCAGCCGTGTCTTTTAACTGCAAAAGACATCATTGTAACAAAACCAAAAGCATTTTCATTTCATTATcagtattaaaaaataaaattttaaaccatATGTTGTTGCTGAAACATGAAACAGTGGTTCATGTACTGATATCTTTCACTCTGGTAGATAGAAGGTATGATCATATCCAATTATAGACTAATAAAATAACTTACAGAGGTCATCCCATCAGAAGCTTAAACAATTTCTACTATGTACAACATTGTGGTCAATCATAAACAAGCACAGCTGCCATAaaaagatgaataaaaataaaaagtattttCAGAGTGATAAACCCATACATGAGCCCCAGCAGAGATGTGAAGATATAATGGCTTTTCACCATCACTAGGTGCATTTGGCAGACGATACTTGCCCCTGCAAAGGCAATTAAGTGGATGAATTACCCGCAAGATACATGACCATGAAAGCATGAGAGTTCCCTCGGACTTTTAAGAAACTACAAACCTGGTTATCACCACAGCACCAGTGCACCTCTGAATCTGCAAGTCAAGTATCATGATCCATTAATGTCTAACAAATACACTGAATTGAATTAAAAGAGCACCTATTAATGGTGAATAAATTAATCTCTAAAAAAGCTTGAAATAATCACCTCCTCTTGTGTCTGGCGTTTAGTGAGCTTGTAGCGAACAGTAGACTCTGCGTCATTTATTACAATTTCTCGTGCTATTAACTCATCTTGGATCTTTGGCTGAATAGAAAACATTTAAaacatataaatatttaataaacaaatgtAGAATACAAACAAAAACAATGCTAAAAGTTTCGAATAAGAAAATATGTAATACGGTACAAAAAGATCAGCACAGCATTTGCAAACATGAAATTTGctcaacataaatatatatatatatatatttatgtgtgtgtgtgtttcaTTCAAATAATAACTGGTGAAAATGAACTGATTTGACATATGCAATACGGTACAAATAGAAAATAAGAAGGTAAAATCCAAAGAAGTCACTTAACCAGAATACTATCATCATGATACCTAGAAAGTTCAAAACATGCACAACTAAGAAAGTAAATCACACACAGGATTCAACTAGAATAACAAGGCCAAGATTCTGCTAAATGCACATGAAAAAAAAGAACATATTTAATAATCCCTAGTTTCCTACAGCTATAATCTCATCCACTATCCAATaaatcccaacatacccaaattCCTAAAAAAACTACTTTTCTGGGTAAAATTAATCACTGTTAAGTGTTACCTATTGCCAAAATTTACATGCATAATCAACCAATGAAAACACTAAAAGGCTTAAACTATCTAGGATTTTCCACAGCAAGAACTATATTACAAATAGCGAATTTAAAAAGTGAAATGCCGAACATAAAATCGCGTCTCTAAAGGAAAATCTGGGATCTTACTTGAACTATCTTTGGGACCATAGCAGCAATATGTTGCTGTATCAAAGGCGGTGGAATCACCTGGGACACATTACTACAGCTAGCCACAAGTGGGTTCACCAATAGAGCAGATGAAACAGGAGTTGCGCCAGGAATTGTAACCCCACCGCCCAGAGATCCAACGGCACCCAATGGGAGAATCCCAGGCACTGCAAACCCAGCAGAAACCAACGACTCTGCAGGCTGatcccatttccttttctttctgtAACAATTGCTTGATATTAGAATATTGTGGCAAAACTCTTAAATCAACTTCAATCACTTACAGATTAAACATGCCCAACCAAGATACTAAAGAAATCAAGAATATTTTTCTCTTGTATAAGCTTTGAAACTTAGGGCTTCACAATTGAACGGGTATTAAGGGTACATACCTTTGCCTTGTTTGTGATGCTTCGTCCGAAGTAACTGTGGAGGCCTTTTCCTCTGTCATTGTTGATG
It encodes the following:
- the LOC133817890 gene encoding protein RIK isoform X6; this encodes MTEEKASTVTSDEASQTRQRKKRKWDQPAESLVSAGFAVPGILPLGAVGSLGGGVTIPGATPVSSALLVNPLVASCSNVSQVIPPPLIQQHIAAMVPKIVQPKIQDELIAREIVINDAESTVRYKLTKRQTQEEIQRCTGAVVITRGKYRLPNAPSDGEKPLYLHISAGAHLKDTAERILAVDRAAAMVEEMLKPDQNVQAVSSTLHPLSNGTKGTHALSMSIFLGFDADPSLNIAARIRGPNDCFCVGGGLVLYIQDQYINHIMNETGATVILRGRGSGSTESLLVEEEPQLHLFLSSHSSKSLEDARRLSENLLDTISVECGVSRVSSSKVYSAVPPPQQVYRAVPPPQKLLAGVQNSMSNLEASTSSTAGLTTSTMAVSPVPPVSSVRTIGISSVFPQGKASQSGGLLNCDQSQVDSVSHSPPLFSGGTSYSGYGGIYPQATPLQQVALALRQSTSPVSSTATPTTSEPSEPMLHISNSDKEKRLPQKRKFQELPIGSKGSAKPIQVFSLTFCRANLPIVDLSFGLLVCIVSGYLFLEVPLKRQYSSVYQQLIIAFMLIVLVW
- the LOC133817890 gene encoding protein RIK isoform X4, coding for MTEEKASTVTSDEASQTRQRKKRKWDQPAESLVSAGFAVPGILPLGAVGSLGGGVTIPGATPVSSALLVNPLVASCSNVSQVIPPPLIQQHIAAMVPKIVQPKIQDELIAREIVINDAESTVRYKLTKRQTQEEIQRCTGAVVITRGKYRLPNAPSDGEKPLYLHISAGAHLKDTAERILAVDRAAAMVEEMLKPDQNVQAVSSTLHPLSNGTKGTHALSMSIFLGFDADPSLNIAARIRGPNDQYINHIMNETGATVILRGRGSGSTESLLVEEEPQLHLFLSSHSSKSLEDARRLSENLLDTISVECGVSRVSSSKVYSAVPPPQQVYRAVPPPQKLLAGVQNSMSNLEASTSSTAGLTTSTMAVSPVPPVSSVRTIGISSVFPQGKASQSGGLLNCDQSQVDSVSHSPPLFSGGTSYSGYGGIYPQATPLQQVALALRQSTSPVSSTATPTTSEPSEPMLHISNSDKEKRLPQKRKFQELPIGSKGSAKPIQYSLFQGSEFSKSAQVSADVDVRNVSTMPAPKILASMTASCGMPPPPSRTMAPPPPPPKFASSSSVKAPEKTNILNKTKSDSVPDTLVKLLEYGDDDDDDDDDGSEENSRESSGGNSGSVAARKPFWAL
- the LOC133817890 gene encoding protein RIK isoform X3, whose protein sequence is MTEEKASTVTSDEASQTRQRKKRKWDQPAESLVSAGFAVPGILPLGAVGSLGGGVTIPGATPVSSALLVNPLVASCSNVSQVIPPPLIQQHIAAMVPKIVQPKIQDELIAREIVINDAESTVRYKLTKRQTQEEIQRCTGAVVITRGKYRLPNAPSDGEKPLYLHISAGAHLKDTAERILAVDRAAAMVEEMLKPDQNVQAVSSTLHPLSNGTKGTHALSMSIFLGFDADPSLNIAARIRGPNDCFCVGGGLVLYIQDQYINHIMNETGATVILRGRGSGSTESLLVEEEPQLHLFLSSHSSKSLEDARRLSENLLDTISVECGVSRVSSSKVYSAVPPPQQVYRAVPPPQKLLAGVQNSMSNLEASTSSTAGLTTSTMAVSPVPPVSSVRTIGISSVFPQGKASQSGGLLNCDQSQVDSVSHSPPLFSGGTSYSGYGGIYPQATPLQQVALALRQSTSPVSSTATPTTSEPSEPMLHISNSDKEKRLPQKRKFQELPIGSKGSAKPIQGSEFSKSAQVSADVDVRNVSTMPAPKILASMTASCGMPPPPSRTMAPPPPPPKFASSSSVKAPEKTNILNKTKSDSVPDTLVKLLEYGDDDDDDDDDGSEENSRESSGGNSGSVAARKPFWAL
- the LOC133817890 gene encoding protein RIK isoform X1, which gives rise to MTEEKASTVTSDEASQTRQRKKRKWDQPAESLVSAGFAVPGILPLGAVGSLGGGVTIPGATPVSSALLVNPLVASCSNVSQVIPPPLIQQHIAAMVPKIVQPKIQDELIAREIVINDAESTVRYKLTKRQTQEEIQRCTGAVVITRGKYRLPNAPSDGEKPLYLHISAGAHLKDTAERILAVDRAAAMVEEMLKPDQNVQAVSSTLHPLSNGTKGTHALSMSIFLGFDADPSLNIAARIRGPNDCFCVGGGLVLYIQDQYINHIMNETGATVILRGRGSGSTESLLVEEEPQLHLFLSSHSSKSLEDARRLSENLLDTISVECGVSRVSSSKVYSAVPPPQQVYRAVPPPQKLLAGVQNSMSNLEASTSSTAGLTTSTMAVSPVPPVSSVRTIGISSVFPQGKASQSGGLLNCDQSQVDSVSHSPPLFSGGTSYSGYGGIYPQATPLQQVALALRQSTSPVSSTATPTTSEPSEPMLHISNSDKEKRLPQKRKFQELPIGSKGSAKPIQYSLFQGSEFSKSAQVSADVDVRNVSTMPAPKILASMTASCGMPPPPSRTMAPPPPPPKFASSSSVKAPEKTNILNKTKSDSVPDTLVKLLEYGDDDDDDDDDGSEENSRESSGGNSGSVAARKPFWAL
- the LOC133817890 gene encoding protein RIK isoform X5 is translated as MTEEKASTVTSDEASQTRQRKKRKWDQPAESLVSAGFAVPGILPLGAVGSLGGGVTIPGATPVSSALLVNPLVASCSNVSQVIPPPLIQQHIAAMVPKIVQPKIQDELIAREIVINDAESTVRYKLTKRQTQEEIQRCTGAVVITRGKYRLPNAPSDGEKPLYLHISAGAHLKDTAERILAVDRAAAMVEEMLKPDQNVQAVSSTLHPLSNGTKGTHALSMSIFLGFDADPSLNIAARIRGPNDQYINHIMNETGATVILRGRGSGSTESLLVEEPQLHLFLSSHSSKSLEDARRLSENLLDTISVECGVSRVSSSKVYSAVPPPQQVYRAVPPPQKLLAGVQNSMSNLEASTSSTAGLTTSTMAVSPVPPVSSVRTIGISSVFPQGKASQSGGLLNCDQSQVDSVSHSPPLFSGGTSYSGYGGIYPQATPLQQVALALRQSTSPVSSTATPTTSEPSEPMLHISNSDKEKRLPQKRKFQELPIGSKGSAKPIQYSLFQGSEFSKSAQVSADVDVRNVSTMPAPKILASMTASCGMPPPPSRTMAPPPPPPKFASSSSVKAPEKTNILNKTKSDSVPDTLVKLLEYGDDDDDDDDDGSEENSRESSGGNSGSVAARKPFWAL
- the LOC133817890 gene encoding protein RIK isoform X2, with the translated sequence MTEEKASTVTSDEASQTRQRKKRKWDQPAESLVSAGFAVPGILPLGAVGSLGGGVTIPGATPVSSALLVNPLVASCSNVSQVIPPPLIQQHIAAMVPKIVQPKIQDELIAREIVINDAESTVRYKLTKRQTQEEIQRCTGAVVITRGKYRLPNAPSDGEKPLYLHISAGAHLKDTAERILAVDRAAAMVEEMLKPDQNVQAVSSTLHPLSNGTKGTHALSMSIFLGFDADPSLNIAARIRGPNDCFCVGGGLVLYIQDQYINHIMNETGATVILRGRGSGSTESLLVEEPQLHLFLSSHSSKSLEDARRLSENLLDTISVECGVSRVSSSKVYSAVPPPQQVYRAVPPPQKLLAGVQNSMSNLEASTSSTAGLTTSTMAVSPVPPVSSVRTIGISSVFPQGKASQSGGLLNCDQSQVDSVSHSPPLFSGGTSYSGYGGIYPQATPLQQVALALRQSTSPVSSTATPTTSEPSEPMLHISNSDKEKRLPQKRKFQELPIGSKGSAKPIQYSLFQGSEFSKSAQVSADVDVRNVSTMPAPKILASMTASCGMPPPPSRTMAPPPPPPKFASSSSVKAPEKTNILNKTKSDSVPDTLVKLLEYGDDDDDDDDDGSEENSRESSGGNSGSVAARKPFWAL